One window from the genome of Anguilla rostrata isolate EN2019 chromosome 5, ASM1855537v3, whole genome shotgun sequence encodes:
- the LOC135255870 gene encoding zinc finger protein 227-like isoform X2, translating into MATCDSFQIQMASIMEVLTKTALAEISKLVDDASASLRLEMCRSQRENEALKCKLLVMEGELRAARGCEEGTLDSSLNIASEVKVCDEFRDAQNCTVAGKGNVAVERVFYARLSTSPAEDEQYVPVEKMKTVTDGLDIKYEPEDGEQDWSESVPLSKDWLEEDPKTSQSQAEQKIFEETSCGTSETAVAAANGGEGPLCEEEEELHMQPCPAGDPEKGLQAELKQEPDGEPLTPGHPLPGSGEGLEVQCAWSKATRSGKVQEMLRQHRGSSEPGCARSNDRFSPRHYRASWRLCSEKNVGPTSHLEQEQNGRPGRAPDAISAEMAVPLGSPGQRAGSTLCEESFNTSAEAESCQRIEGREELICTCCGKTFPDALELQTHEEKQHGTGKRFGWSESGKAFAYSSIQHKSFAYLHVLKHHQRVHAGEKRLLCKLCGKLFDGADSLKQHHVTHHGGKRFSCTLCGKGFTAKSSLKSHQSVHTGEKPYGCDECGKTFAKLSSLKTHRRVHTGEKPHSCDECGKSFAQLCNLKTHQSVHTGEKPYGCMLCGKSFSQNHVLQKHILTHS; encoded by the exons ATGGCGACTTGTGATTCTTTTCAGATTCAGATGGCCTCCATCATGGAGGTTTTAACTAAAACGGCACTCGCAGAAATTAGTAAACTAGTCGACGACGCGTCTGCCTCATTACGATTGGAAATGTGCAGAAGCCAAAGAGAGAACGAGGCGCTAAAATGTAAGTTACTGGTTATGGAGGGAGAGCTCAGGGCTGCGCGAGGATGCGAAGAGGGAACGCTGGACAGTTCTCTAAACATCGCTTCTGAAGTTAAGGTTTGCGACGAATTCAGAGACGCACAAAACT GTACGGTTGCAGGGAAAGGAAATGTCGCCGTAGAGAGAGTCTTTTACGCGCGATTGAGCACAAGTCCGGCCGAAGATGAACAGTACGTACCCGTGGAGAAGATGAAGACTGTTACGGATGGCTTGGACATAAAGTACGAG cCTGAAGACGGGGAGCAGGATTGGTCAGAATCTGTGCCGCTCAGCAAGGATTGGCTGGAAGAGGACCCAAAGAcgagccaatcacaggcagaACAGAAAATCTTTGAGGAGACTAGCTGTG GCACATCAGAGACAGCCGTAGCTGCTGCTAATGGTGGTGAAGGACCCctctgtgaggaggaggaggagctacaCATGCAGCCCTGCCCTGCAGGAGACCCAGAGAAGGGGCTGCAAGCCGAACTGAAGCAGGAGCCCGACGGGGAGCCTCTCACCCCTGGACACCCCCTGCCAGGATCTGGAGAGGGGCTGGAGGTCCAGTGCGCGTGGAGCAAGGCCACCAGATCGGGAAAGGTTCAGGAAATGCTCCGACAGCACAGAGGAAGCTCGGAGCCCGGATGTGCGCGGTCAAACGACCGATTCTCTCCTCGCCATTACAGAGCTTCTTGGAGGCTGTGCTCTGAGAAGAACGTGGGCCCAACGTCACACCTCGAGCaggaacaaaatggccgccccgGCAGGGCGCCTGATGCCATTTCGGCAGAGATGGCGGTCCCTCTGGGTTCTCCGGGACAGCGTGCTGGAAGCACCCTGTGCGAGGAGAGTTTCAACACGTCGGCAGAAGCAGAGAGTTGCCAGAGAATCGAGGGACGGGAGGAGTTAATCTGCACGTGCTGCGGTAAGACGTTCCCGGATGCTCTCGAGCTGCAGACGCACGAGGAGAAGCAGCACGGCACGGGGAAACGTTTCGGCTGGTCGGAGAGCGGCAAAGCTTTTGCTTACTCCAGCATCCAGCATAAGAGCTTTGCCTATCTTCACGTTCTTAAGCATCACCAGAGAGTCCACGCTGGGGAGAAGCGCTTGCTTTGCAAACTTTGTGGGAAACTCTTTGATGGCGCCGACTCCCTTAAGCAACACCATGTGACCCATCATGGGGGGAAACGGTTCAGTTGCACCCTGTGCGGAAAGGGTTTCACCGCTAAAAGCAGTCTCAAGTCTCACCAGAGTGTGCACACCGGGGAGAAACCGTACGGCTGTGACGAGTGTGGGAAGACCTTTGCCAAACTGAGCAGCCTGAAGACTCACCGAAGGGTCcacacaggagagaaaccgCACAGCTGTGACGAGTGTGGGAAGAGCTTTGCCCAACTGTGCAATCTCAAGACTCACCAGAGTGTGCACACCGGGGAGAAACCGTACGGATGCATGCTGTGCGGCAAGAGTTTCTCTCAGAATCATGTTCTTCAGAAACACATACTTACTCACTCCTAG
- the LOC135255870 gene encoding zinc finger protein 227-like isoform X3 translates to MATCDSFQIQMASIMEVLTKTALAEISKLVDDASASLRLEMCRSQRENEALKCKLLVMEGELRAARGCEEGTLDSSLNIASEVKVCDEFRDAQNWKGNVAVERVFYARLSTSPAEDEQYVPVEKMKTVTDGLDIKYEPEDGEQDWSESVPLSKDWLEEDPKTSQSQAEQKIFEETSCGTSETAVAAANGGEGPLCEEEEELHMQPCPAGDPEKGLQAELKQEPDGEPLTPGHPLPGSGEGLEVQCAWSKATRSGKVQEMLRQHRGSSEPGCARSNDRFSPRHYRASWRLCSEKNVGPTSHLEQEQNGRPGRAPDAISAEMAVPLGSPGQRAGSTLCEESFNTSAEAESCQRIEGREELICTCCGKTFPDALELQTHEEKQHGTGKRFGWSESGKAFAYSSIQHKSFAYLHVLKHHQRVHAGEKRLLCKLCGKLFDGADSLKQHHVTHHGGKRFSCTLCGKGFTAKSSLKSHQSVHTGEKPYGCDECGKTFAKLSSLKTHRRVHTGEKPHSCDECGKSFAQLCNLKTHQSVHTGEKPYGCMLCGKSFSQNHVLQKHILTHS, encoded by the exons ATGGCGACTTGTGATTCTTTTCAGATTCAGATGGCCTCCATCATGGAGGTTTTAACTAAAACGGCACTCGCAGAAATTAGTAAACTAGTCGACGACGCGTCTGCCTCATTACGATTGGAAATGTGCAGAAGCCAAAGAGAGAACGAGGCGCTAAAATGTAAGTTACTGGTTATGGAGGGAGAGCTCAGGGCTGCGCGAGGATGCGAAGAGGGAACGCTGGACAGTTCTCTAAACATCGCTTCTGAAGTTAAGGTTTGCGACGAATTCAGAGACGCACAAAACT GGAAAGGAAATGTCGCCGTAGAGAGAGTCTTTTACGCGCGATTGAGCACAAGTCCGGCCGAAGATGAACAGTACGTACCCGTGGAGAAGATGAAGACTGTTACGGATGGCTTGGACATAAAGTACGAG cCTGAAGACGGGGAGCAGGATTGGTCAGAATCTGTGCCGCTCAGCAAGGATTGGCTGGAAGAGGACCCAAAGAcgagccaatcacaggcagaACAGAAAATCTTTGAGGAGACTAGCTGTG GCACATCAGAGACAGCCGTAGCTGCTGCTAATGGTGGTGAAGGACCCctctgtgaggaggaggaggagctacaCATGCAGCCCTGCCCTGCAGGAGACCCAGAGAAGGGGCTGCAAGCCGAACTGAAGCAGGAGCCCGACGGGGAGCCTCTCACCCCTGGACACCCCCTGCCAGGATCTGGAGAGGGGCTGGAGGTCCAGTGCGCGTGGAGCAAGGCCACCAGATCGGGAAAGGTTCAGGAAATGCTCCGACAGCACAGAGGAAGCTCGGAGCCCGGATGTGCGCGGTCAAACGACCGATTCTCTCCTCGCCATTACAGAGCTTCTTGGAGGCTGTGCTCTGAGAAGAACGTGGGCCCAACGTCACACCTCGAGCaggaacaaaatggccgccccgGCAGGGCGCCTGATGCCATTTCGGCAGAGATGGCGGTCCCTCTGGGTTCTCCGGGACAGCGTGCTGGAAGCACCCTGTGCGAGGAGAGTTTCAACACGTCGGCAGAAGCAGAGAGTTGCCAGAGAATCGAGGGACGGGAGGAGTTAATCTGCACGTGCTGCGGTAAGACGTTCCCGGATGCTCTCGAGCTGCAGACGCACGAGGAGAAGCAGCACGGCACGGGGAAACGTTTCGGCTGGTCGGAGAGCGGCAAAGCTTTTGCTTACTCCAGCATCCAGCATAAGAGCTTTGCCTATCTTCACGTTCTTAAGCATCACCAGAGAGTCCACGCTGGGGAGAAGCGCTTGCTTTGCAAACTTTGTGGGAAACTCTTTGATGGCGCCGACTCCCTTAAGCAACACCATGTGACCCATCATGGGGGGAAACGGTTCAGTTGCACCCTGTGCGGAAAGGGTTTCACCGCTAAAAGCAGTCTCAAGTCTCACCAGAGTGTGCACACCGGGGAGAAACCGTACGGCTGTGACGAGTGTGGGAAGACCTTTGCCAAACTGAGCAGCCTGAAGACTCACCGAAGGGTCcacacaggagagaaaccgCACAGCTGTGACGAGTGTGGGAAGAGCTTTGCCCAACTGTGCAATCTCAAGACTCACCAGAGTGTGCACACCGGGGAGAAACCGTACGGATGCATGCTGTGCGGCAAGAGTTTCTCTCAGAATCATGTTCTTCAGAAACACATACTTACTCACTCCTAG
- the LOC135255870 gene encoding zinc finger protein 696-like isoform X4: MKKDARVALDIKYEPEDGEQDWSESVPLSKDWLEEDPKTSQSQAEQKIFEETSCGTSETAVAAANGGEGPLCEEEEELHMQPCPAGDPEKGLQAELKQEPDGEPLTPGHPLPGSGEGLEVQCAWSKATRSGKVQEMLRQHRGSSEPGCARSNDRFSPRHYRASWRLCSEKNVGPTSHLEQEQNGRPGRAPDAISAEMAVPLGSPGQRAGSTLCEESFNTSAEAESCQRIEGREELICTCCGKTFPDALELQTHEEKQHGTGKRFGWSESGKAFAYSSIQHKSFAYLHVLKHHQRVHAGEKRLLCKLCGKLFDGADSLKQHHVTHHGGKRFSCTLCGKGFTAKSSLKSHQSVHTGEKPYGCDECGKTFAKLSSLKTHRRVHTGEKPHSCDECGKSFAQLCNLKTHQSVHTGEKPYGCMLCGKSFSQNHVLQKHILTHS; the protein is encoded by the exons ATGAAAAAAGACGCGCGTGTTGCCTTGGATATAAAGTACGAG cCTGAAGACGGGGAGCAGGATTGGTCAGAATCTGTGCCGCTCAGCAAGGATTGGCTGGAAGAGGACCCAAAGAcgagccaatcacaggcagaACAGAAAATCTTTGAGGAGACTAGCTGTG GCACATCAGAGACAGCCGTAGCTGCTGCTAATGGTGGTGAAGGACCCctctgtgaggaggaggaggagctacaCATGCAGCCCTGCCCTGCAGGAGACCCAGAGAAGGGGCTGCAAGCCGAACTGAAGCAGGAGCCCGACGGGGAGCCTCTCACCCCTGGACACCCCCTGCCAGGATCTGGAGAGGGGCTGGAGGTCCAGTGCGCGTGGAGCAAGGCCACCAGATCGGGAAAGGTTCAGGAAATGCTCCGACAGCACAGAGGAAGCTCGGAGCCCGGATGTGCGCGGTCAAACGACCGATTCTCTCCTCGCCATTACAGAGCTTCTTGGAGGCTGTGCTCTGAGAAGAACGTGGGCCCAACGTCACACCTCGAGCaggaacaaaatggccgccccgGCAGGGCGCCTGATGCCATTTCGGCAGAGATGGCGGTCCCTCTGGGTTCTCCGGGACAGCGTGCTGGAAGCACCCTGTGCGAGGAGAGTTTCAACACGTCGGCAGAAGCAGAGAGTTGCCAGAGAATCGAGGGACGGGAGGAGTTAATCTGCACGTGCTGCGGTAAGACGTTCCCGGATGCTCTCGAGCTGCAGACGCACGAGGAGAAGCAGCACGGCACGGGGAAACGTTTCGGCTGGTCGGAGAGCGGCAAAGCTTTTGCTTACTCCAGCATCCAGCATAAGAGCTTTGCCTATCTTCACGTTCTTAAGCATCACCAGAGAGTCCACGCTGGGGAGAAGCGCTTGCTTTGCAAACTTTGTGGGAAACTCTTTGATGGCGCCGACTCCCTTAAGCAACACCATGTGACCCATCATGGGGGGAAACGGTTCAGTTGCACCCTGTGCGGAAAGGGTTTCACCGCTAAAAGCAGTCTCAAGTCTCACCAGAGTGTGCACACCGGGGAGAAACCGTACGGCTGTGACGAGTGTGGGAAGACCTTTGCCAAACTGAGCAGCCTGAAGACTCACCGAAGGGTCcacacaggagagaaaccgCACAGCTGTGACGAGTGTGGGAAGAGCTTTGCCCAACTGTGCAATCTCAAGACTCACCAGAGTGTGCACACCGGGGAGAAACCGTACGGATGCATGCTGTGCGGCAAGAGTTTCTCTCAGAATCATGTTCTTCAGAAACACATACTTACTCACTCCTAG